TTGGCTTTGTAATTTGCAGCAGCACGAAGTTTGGGAGTGGCGCCAAGTAGTTATACAGGTGATGAGATGAGCCATGATGACGCCTTGAAACATGGGATCAAAGAAGATGATGGAGTAATGCCAGATGAGAGTGCTGATTTACTGGCTATGGATTACAGTCCGGCAAGTAAAAAGCCTCCTATCCACAACTAAATATAGAGCATCTTTGTTGTCTAGGTACTAAATAGATTCAAAGAGTGATAGTTTAATTTAGTCTCGATATATGCCCATTTCTATTTCGTTAATTAGGAACAAAAGAAAGTCGTGAAATTATACATGCATGCTGAAAGAAAATATACAAAGCCATAGATAAACGTACACCTTGTGGTATTGTGCTGTAAATTATACGGAGACTACTTTTGTATATATACGGAACTGTGTTTCCTTTTGGAAATCATCATGaatgaaaatatgaaattatcaCCAGATAGTGCATTAATCTATGTGTTTTTTAGATCAAGATATATGATTggttagatatatatatatatatatatattagtcttATATGTGGCCTTAATTAGTTGGAATCGAATTGTAAGATGAGACTAGAAGTTTCTCGAAGAGGAAGAGCActctaaaataaaaacacactcGCGTcaaaaagaaacataaaaacatactcaaaaaataattgaaaagatattcagtcggaataaaaaataataattcgaATCGAGAGATAGATCTTtatttcaattcaaataaataaTCATATTGTTCTACAACTTCCCTTTCTtgtcaacaacaaaaaacacTTTCCCAATAATTCACTATCAAGCAATTCTTTAACAACTaactacaacaacaaaaattctACAACTAAGAACTATCACTAAACACCAGAAGATCAACAAATAAACAGGTTGCATTTGCCCCTTACATCTTGACTACCTTTCATTGCAATACCAGATTTTCTTGCGCTATGTTAGCCCTCTGCCCAAAGTAGGTGCTCCGTGTTCTACCACAGCTGCATATATTTCTCCAAGTGTGAAATAAATTCACTAGGTGCTCCTCCCACAATCTAGCTTAAACAAATGAAAGCAAAATGACATCCTTCTCGTTCATAATATATAGCTCGAAATCAAtgtagaaaaaaataaaaaagtaaaacaatTAAGATAACTAAATAGTCTAATTCTGcattaaattataattgtCAATCTAAAAATACATTGCTAACTAACACAAAACATAGTTCCCTTACCCATTTTTCCTTCAGACTTCAAGATAAAGAAAAGTcagtaataataaaaatacatCACTAATGGAATTTGAGGAAACAAAAACGGTTTTGGAGGCTTGTAACATCATTACTTATATCACTTATATGGCTACCTTCTAAGTCCCTGGTGCACTCTAAAAGTTGGTGCCATATTCCTGCAAATGTAAAGTTCTCAAAAACATAAATAACTATAGAGCAATATAGAGTATAAACCAAAcaagtaaatataaatataaaaaatgggGATCGTggtctaaatatatataaaaccaGTGGTGCCAAGAAAACGTTTGGGTAAACTTCTTCCACAAATTTTCCTCTTCAATTATAAACCCAGTCACATGGACCTAAAATAAACTACTAATCTCTCATTGTTGTTTTGGGTCTTTATGTTTTCTTACAGTTTTAGGTCCTTGTAtcatttatttatgttttcatTAGGATTAGGTTATGTTTGTTAACTAGCatatttatgtgtttttaGAGTCTTTGTAATCAGCTTGCAATAATTATTCATCTACAAAATAGAGTTTCTTTGGGATACTTAGCCCAGAAACCATCGTTCTTATCCTAGTCTTACAGCTTACATCTTATGTTTTTGATTGTTTCTTATTGAGTTCTTTGCTTCCTAGTGTTATTGTCCTAATCTTGCTAATAGGGCAGAACCTATCAGCTTCTGCCTTGGATTAGAAAGATTCAACATTTGCACTGAGTTTCCATTCTcaactattttcttcttcattatcTGCCCAATAAAATCGAAACCCACGAAAAGTCTAATTCTCTAAAGTTAATGTGTCCCACTGGGAGTACATTAGCTCATATTGTTCTATCAAGTTAATTGAACGTCACCAATTTTCAGCTTAATAAATACTAAAGATACAAGAACCCAAAATCTCTTCAACAAATTAGTCTAAAACTGCTCAATATCTTAGCCATTAAATGAAGATTAGCACAATTGTTTTTCATTTATGTAAGTTTTCAGAGAGTATTAGCTCAACATTGCACAAAAGAGAAATTAAAAATACATTATCTTTAGATCTACATAGCACATAGTTGACACAAAGTAGATACGAACGGTATTACAGGAGCTTATATCCATGGTAGTCACTATAGTCATCATCCCATTGTCCTCTGGGCGACCAAACTTACTATTATCTTGATAAAATCGGTGAACATGCTCCAAGTTATTGTAGTACTGAAGGAAAAATGTGTtgtcaatatataatttttaattagaatTCAATCAACAATCTAGGTGCTTCTGGTattgaattaaaataattGACTAATTTACTTGAATGATAAACTATGTTAGCAGTGGCAAGAACAACCTATTACAACTGCTCAAGAAGAATAACAAAAAAGTACTGAATGGTTCATAACACTTTTCTTGGCCATACAGAGACAACTACATTTGTAGCTCTGAAATGAAAGTAATAAAATCCTGAAGAACCTGGAAACATCGTACTCACCTCTAATACGGGTAATGACAGTTGAATTATAATGGTTGCATAAACTTTAAAGTTGTAAACCCAATTTGAGCCCGGGCGTCGTTTTGGTGACGAGAAGAGCAATAACGAGGGAGATCTCTTGGGTTGGTGGCTTGTAGATGATGTAGGAGGTCTCCATCATTATGTCTTCGTCGATCGATAATGGAGTAAACGGACAATGGATGAGATTTGAAGATCGGTGATGAGGATTTTAGGGATTCGGAATTGGGTTTATGGGGTCTCAAGTCCCAAATTTGGGTTCAAATGCCCAGTGTTGGGAGAGAAGTAGAAAATGATAATAGTAAACAAATGCTTATTACTCAGTGTGAATAAAGTAATGGGATGAATAATGCAAATCTGACATTTCCCAAGGTTCGGAAACTGTCATTTTCTTATCCGAGCTTAGATCTCAACTACGGTAAACTTCGTTTAATTCGTTCGACACACAAGCAACAATGTAGGTTCAAATAGTTAAGTAGAGAAGATAAATGACGCAAAAACTTGGTAGAGAACCTTGGACAACAATATACTGAGTATCAAAACTAGTTCTGAAAGCACAAACCAAACTTTTGTCTGAAAGAACTTGCAACAAATTTGCAAGGATACTATCGGCATATGATAAAACAACGAGGCTTcaacaaactcacaaataGCATACAAAATTGAGTTGATCTGTGTTTTCTCTTTCCTTGGATGGCTAAGTATTTGATTGTTGAGGTATAATGAGCATACAACGTAGTACATTTCAGTACTCCCCCTTGTCACAATTTCATAATTGAGGTTTGTGTAGTCAAAGAACTAACCTCACTGGGGATATTTGTAGCCCCCTCATGTTGCAGAAGTATTAGCACTGCCCTTACTATCTCAACGTGTTTTTTCTAAACTCAAAATTGAAGCATCAGCACTGAGCTTTGTGGTCAAAATGCAGTTTCCGttactaaaaaaaatatatgatttttagGCACACTAGCCTTGATACCTTTCATAGAAAAGCAAGCTCGCTTCTGCACCAAGAACATGTTCCTTTGAGACACTGCACACCTCTGAATCTGAAATAGAAAACCAGCGGGCCGTAGAAGCATCGAACTGATCACCAGGTTGCTCCCCACATAAATCAGCTCCCATACTTCTATAAACAGTGTAATGCCCACTTCCAGCTCTTCCAAAGTGCTCCACTACAGCAACAAGACGGTACAAACAAGTATGAACTGATTCGCGACTCCTATTCAGCTGCACCAGTTACAAATACATCAATACCCAACCTAGGAATTTGAAGTTCATTAAGCACAACATTGAACAAAAAAATGTAAGCAAAACCAAATTGGAGATTCTACCTGATTTGTGTCTGCATGCAGGGTTTTTGAAAAGCCTCTAGTAGGGAAAAAGTTCAATTCTCCTGCTGAATCTTGTGCGTTTGCAGTGAATATATCTGAAGCTAAATCTTGTTGGTGGGTGCTTCCTCTTGCTAGCCCCAAGACAATATTTAGCATTCTTGGATCATTCTCTAAGTTAAAATGATTAGGCAGAGGGCTAGGGTTTTCACTTTGTAGCTGCACTCCCCCAGTTTTCCGGTTTTTCTCCCACCCCTTTATTCCCACCCCACTTGTTGTGAAACTTACAAGGTCCAAAAccaatggaaaagatacatgaCCCTACAATCATCAATCAATACAATAAGGAACATATGTGCATTATCAAATAACATGTGCAAGACAGTTGTGACACAGAGGAAGAAAAAGGACACTTTAGCATACACAAGTTCTCAACTGGAAAAAGAACTTGGTAGACATGTTGAGCTGTTTGAAATTCCATTCTGAACACTGAATTCTCTTAAAATATGACAGAAAATCATGAACCAGACCTAATCGAATAAAAGGAACCCTGCATACCTGAAGTTTTACAAGTTCGCCAAATACATTGATTGAAACACGTTTCAAGTGAATGCACAAAATCTGCAAGTAAACAATCAGAACAAGGATGTTTTTAGAGATTGAACTGCACAACTCAAGAATTCTGAGAAAAATGAAGTCATGGGGCTCTACAGTAGTGATGGTTAAAAAACTAGAGCTCACTTCCCAATACAGGCTTAATTTTACGAATACAATCAAATCatgttatttttttgtataatttttgaATTGTGAATGACATGAAAACATAATATTTCAGGAGAGCTACAACTATAACAACACAGGATATAGGACAACCTGATAAATGTAAAGGAACATTCCAGTTTTTCTCCCATACTGAGTCACCAATTTTAATGAGAAAACCTCTTGCTTttctgatttaatttgtaagtAACTTTCATCCAAGCAATTgtgattgaaatttttttacaaGAACCCACAACCAAATCCCAGTGAACATAATCAAATAAGTTAGATAATAATTTACTGATGAATTGTGGCTATACAGTCCTGTTCTCCCGACCCAGTGATTTACGTGCTCAGTTGTGCAGAACTGCCATTGAATCTAGATTCAACGCTGGACAATAGCAACGAAAATAAGTAAATCCAACTACCTTGTTATTCTCTAGCCTTAAATTTAAATGCAATAGTGGCTGAGCACAACTGAGTGGAAAATTCATTGAGTAGGTTAAGACTGCATGGCAATGTCTGCACCCGTTGTTCCAATTCCTCTATTACTCCTACAATGGTCATTATCTAGATCCAACAGAGTTTGCAGCTGAGGTATGtatgttattattattaatctCTTATATACATCTTTTTGTGTGCAACAAAGCTTCCAATAAAAAGATCGAATAAAATCATGTCTCCCAATATCATTCCTAACAGAACCTAACCTCCATTTATAGAATCCTGAAAAGTGcctaaataatttgaaatcaaGCAACCATCAGTATAGTGGGTATACAGACCTTCGGGCAGCGAGCAATACTTATTTGCTTTTGAGTATGTGAAAATCTATTCAACCATGGAAGTGTTTCTAAATGAAAAAGTCTCTCACACTCGCAGGAATCTTGCTCAGGGCAAGTCTCAATCTCTTCAATTGCACCCTGAAATGAAAACAACAGCGAGTCTGATATTTAGAGAAACTAACAGACAATATAAAGGTGTGGGAACATCAAGAGCCGGACTCAGGCCAGCATAACAGTGAAATCCACTAATCCGGTGAAAGGGTATAATATGACACACTAAAAGTCCACAACTCTTAGAGTAGGACTACCAGAAGTATAAAACAGGCAGGACATTAATGACCAGCTGCTTTCTCTTAGTTGTTCAGATATAGCatcttttttcaattttcaacaaATAAAGTGATTAATCTGTTTAAGGTTTAGGGCCTATTAGGGTTTGGCACAGGTTAGTTACAGTAGCATTCAGAACTTCAGGGTAAACTATGATGTAAGAGGTAGCATGTTTTAATGGTTTTATACATGTAGATACTAATTAGAATTTAGAAATACAAATGAGTCATTATAAACAAGGTCTCTTATGTTCTAGATATGTGCTTAGATAGGTCATAGGAGTAACAATACTGTTTAATAAATTGTCTGCAGCAACCAATAGGTCCAATACAATATGTGATCTTATCTGTTTCTAAAACATCCTATACAGTTTCCCTATATTTCTCTAGATTCAATATAATAATCAcaattagatatgaatttaCCTCATTTCCTCCCATAGATAATAAATATTTGACTGCAGCAATATGCCAACAATGGCTGCAGTGGTAATTCTCAACTCGCTCAGCAGCAGTAAACTGCTTCAGGCAATCCTCTAAGGTAAATCCTCTCATCTAATATTTCACAGAAATAAGAAGACATAAGAaattaattgaagaaaaagcGATGGGATCATTTctctaaaagaaaatatttcttGTGAAAAAGTCAAGTGATAGGCTCAAACATACACAATATCAAAGAGTGAAGTCTTCAGTACACATACAATTGTGGCACCACCATCAAGCACTGGAGAAAGAGGCAAGCTGTGAAAAGATTCGAAATTTAATGATATCTGAAAGAATAACAAGGTTAATATCAGGACAGGAGACCAGAACTGTGGAAAGAGATAGTACATTGAAAATCGTACTTTTAGAATTCCCCTTAATTAAATTTGGACATTAAATCTCTGAGGACTAAACTCATACATCAAAATTTCTCGCCTTAAAGACCAGAAGACAACTTAAAAGGATGACAAATGAGATTCAAAACTTCCAACAAAAAAAGATAGGCATATGGAATTAGCAGAAGTTCAAAGATTGATTCTCTTATATCAACAGCTAAAACTCCTGCCAAGCACTGTAGTTTTACTGATTGAACAATGGAAAAATGTACAAACATGAGGGCAAGTGCCAACTGTGTAATTCATTTTAGTGTTTCACAAAAGCAATTTCCTTCTGAAAGTCATATTATCACCTGTGATGAACAAGTTTGGCATGTCAGGATGCTGCCAAGAATTCCATCAAATGGTCCAAAGAAGCGTTGCTGCCATTTTTCCTGCTCACTTTGGCTCTCCATCCTCTTTGGAGTAATAATCCTACCGTTCGAGACTAAGAATTCCACTATAGAACCTTGATTTGGACAataaaaatctgaaaattcatCTCTTAAAGACGAAAGAAGGTGAAGAAATGCTTCTGCCGCATCCTAAATGCACAGAATGTGTATCAGATATTCAGCACGCATAGGGTTTTCCAACTTAATCTGACATTCAGAATGGCAAAGTAGCACCTGCTCGCTTGTTAGATCAAAGTTCTCAATGTAATTTGCTATCGCATGCATCACTTGCCGTGGACTCAACACAACTCTATCACCACCAACTGCGCATAGTTctacaaaacacaaaaaaatttcaaccCCTCTTATACGGTTATACCATGTTCCTATTAGAAAATGCTCAAAACACTGAAATCTATAATCTTCAAAAGACACAATGACATTTGACAACCCAGGTTTGATGCTAACCTTCTAACAATGCAGCAAGAGATAATGTAAGCGGCACACAGTCCGCAGCATCCTCAACAGGCATGACCTCAGACTCCTCTAAAACCTTTTGGAGAAAAGGCTGAAAGTATGAACAACTAGCCAGAGCCTGAAAGAATTCCAAAGattcaaaatttaattaaaagcaATCACTTCACcaacccaaaaacaaaaactcacTGAACCTTGATCAGAATATATGACAGTATCAATgtataaacaaaaacaacagaAACCAACAAGCTCAAAAGTTGTATATACCTGCAGAATCACATTAAGGAAACAATTGTTGCCGAGGTTCTGCAACCCAGGTACCAAATGCGAGTTGGGTTCAACATGTTGGTCCTTGGAAAACCAGTTTAAGCTGCTGAGGTTGACCAATTTGGAGTCTTTGAGAGCGAGAACGAGGCCAGCAATACCAAGAAGACCAGCGACAGATAAGCGAAGTGAAGAACGAGAAAGTGAAGTGAACCCATGTTGGAACTGGCGAACTAATGAGTTTAGAGTGATATCTCCTTCCAACTTCATATTAGGAACCTTCGAAGAGGTATAAGAACTAAGAACTAGGAAGGAGAACACGATGAATTGGCGAAGTTGTGGACTGTTggcttttgtttcttttttcttttgggcGTGGGTTGGGGGTTCTAAACTCTTGGGTTTTTGGTTAGGGTGATTGAGTCATTGAGATGTTGGATTTAAATTGGAGGAGgttttttttggttgattaGGGTGGTTGAAAACTCATAATTAGACCAACATGCGCATAATTTTCAGATCACCATTATCAAGTAACTAAGTTTTAAATTAATGTAAAAGAATCATTGTAAAAATTTAGCGTGCTTGTGCTGCTTTTCTGTTTCAAGTTTCTTAAAACCTGAATATAATTGCTTAGTACCCCGCCTACTAACATCTGTGAATCTCATCTGCTCCATGTCTAACGAAGTCTCCGATCAATTTGTGCTACTCTAGCTATTAGAGATAGTGGTCGGGTTCTTTTGGTGTCACTGCaggtaggcctcatcatttagtccGCGGATCCGAAAAGTCCGCGGTCACAATGAGGAAACTCATTCagcaaagtcccggtcaataaagtttcaatatgttaaaacgtttctttttttattgaccGTGAGTacaaacggtcaaaccatgtccaaaacggatgaaatttttacgagatctctaaatatatatataccgaccacatttgctggtgtcgattgaccatatttcgaattggaGTTGgtgatcacctaagtgtccaTTAACGTATCATAACcattatattaggtttataataaaacaatcgcattatgaagcgaatatatgaaggaaacttcttgggatcgatcgacacaagccaatgtgatcggtatatatatttagtgaccctgtaaaaatatcatccaattcggacctcgtttgaccgttgaAATTTTCGGTCAATCGAAagcaccactaatatgccataagagatgacctattacaaaaatgtgaacgccgaaagccgtttacatatctgaaatcacctaatttttattacatCGTGCGTAGTCACACTgaagaaactcatttggcaaaactccggtcaatggggtttcaatatgtcaaaacgtatttttttagttaaccgttggtacaaacggtcaaaccatgtccaaaacggacgaaatttttacggggtccctaaatatatataccgatcacatctactggtatTGATCACCTATATTTCGAACTGAAGTTGTTGATCACTgaagtgtcaactaatatatcataagttttatattaggtttataataaaattatcacattatgaagcaactatatgaaggaaacttctcggaatcgatgacatcatccgatgtgatcggtatatatatttggtgaccgttttaaaatttcatccaattcggacatcatttgaccgtcggaatttccggtaaaccaaaaacaacactaatatgccctaaggggaacccattaccaagatgggAATGTGGaaaactgtttacatatttgaaatcacctaatttttgtcacagatcgtgcgtggtcgcaataaggaaactcatttagcaaagccccAATCAataaggttttattatgtcaaaatgcctcttttttggttgaccgtaggtacggatggTCCAATCATGTtcaaaatgaatgaaatttttacagggtccctaaatatatattaatcacatatactggtgtcgatcaacaatatttcgaaactacaatttatttgactttttttaagaatgttttctaataattcttttattgtttcaaacccttaaattagagtattatgtttttttgttctaATACGAACCCGTAAAGCCCGGTCCGCagaagcccgcaaggcccacTTTAGGTGGACAAGCTTGGATAttcatatttgtaaaaataccGGACGCAACCCTATCcatcacttatttaaatttactaagaCATGACCCGGATCCGCCACTCAAGGAGCCCTAAATGCCGGTGCGTGTTGTTTTCCCTCCGTCCTTTGCACCCGAGAGTCAACCTTGTTGTGATCGGTTATTATTGGGGTTGTTTTACAGAGATTATCTCATTGTGAATATATATACTCTGAGTTTATTTCATTCTTGCTAACACCATAAATCCATAATATCTACTCTCCTGTTGTGAATATCTTCTTGATTGTGAGAGCTTAAATTCAtagcaatggtctaaatagcggttatcAGCATCGTAtcagttttgtaaaataaagatATAACGGAGATATATTGAGATATATCagattatatcggatttattatttttgttaattttttaatttaaattggaACCGtatgttcgagctgggaaaacggatcctcctcagagaacaatcagcatGTCCCGATGCCGAACCCTGGACGGTTTAGCCCTttgttctctgttgttgttggcgtgccagtacctttgagttaggtacaactgttgttttgtttgacaatgatcgcgctccacgtactgtcttcttctcagacgattgctccgcagttgctgataaaccgctgaagttcgaacgacctatacacaaccggagttgctaggtacctttcactccacctcaagtagatggccgatcttacttttgaccgcttggggaaaagcagagcttatactgtgtcgttaatagcaggactctctcgcgaatgaaatttgctgactagtgcaggctttgggtttgctagaagctaggctagcgactcgatggacttgactcgaattgccgaagttaatcggacttgttgctacatgcagcgcgaggcgtacgtctgggtagctccgctccgatgggagacttggtttccgaagttaatcggacttttactccgttgggagattttgactatgcggttgcgcgatagtttgtttgacgttgcgtgtgCTATTCTGTGCCTtcaacccctttatatagagaacacaacttgttctttcttgcgaatcaagtcttgagaatcgcctagttgatttagattcaccttcctCAATCAACTCAAATTTTATACGGCGATAGTCCCATAAATCTATTCTAATACGGCAGATAATCTTGCTTTGCGATATACTTTCTACAAATAtccggtccacgagcctaaatagtctagataataccggagtattattttaggcccaaacaccGTCACCTCCTTTAAGGATCCTCAATGCTAATTGGTGATCGTTTGATCATGAGATTCCCTAAGTTGAAGTTTTGTAAGAAGTCCCTGGGGTTGCGGTGCTTTGAACGCGCTTTGTTCATCAATGCGGAATATGATGGACTTCACGGGTGGGTCAGGTTGCTCGCGTCCTCTAATATGATGGACTTCGTAATTACTTGATCATGGTGATGTGAAATTATGTTTATGTTGGCctaattataagtttacaACTAAAAACATTTTCAACCACCCTAATCAACTCCTCCAATTTAAATCCAAAATTTCAATCACCCTAAACCAAATACCCAAGAGTTTAGAACCCCAAAGCCAACAGTCCACGAGGACCACAACTTCGCCATCCATATCGTGTTCTCCATCCTACACCTCTTCGAAGGTGGAAGGTTCCAATTTCCAAAgagaaaaacttgcgtacaaactagtatgtacgcgtgcgtccgaactttcatttatttgcacactttgagaatataaatacatgatttcaaccgttcaaaagtttagtttattactaaagatcatttctataaaatatcaacataaacaaaaatcgtttgctttgtcgattgcatcaaataaatgaacggttatggtgaaagttagtagtctcatgatcaaccgtcaatttgtttgatgcaatcgactatgaagacgatttttgtttacatcaattttttgcaaacatgatctttagtaataaactaaacttttgaacggttgaaatcatgtatttatattctcaaagtgtgcaaataaatgaaagttcggacgcacgcgtacatactagtttgtacgcaagtttttcccaTTTCCAAATGTGAAGTTCGAACCTTTAGCTCAGCCTAAATTTTTACTATGCTTCTTTTTTGGCATCGGTTGTCTGGGCGGGCCTTAGCCATCTTGCCCACTGTTGTACGCTACTAAAGCTATTAAACTTTAGTACAGCTTTATTACTAACTTATTTCTTAATCTATTCATTGCATTTtccattaaatttttttttatcgaaTCAACAATTCAAACGCAACACTTATTATTTTTGTGAATAAAACTCACAAGTTAACTCCCTTTATGAGAGACTATGGCACCacattgtacatttgtacatGTATGATGTATGCATGGGCATACGGAGGGGGAGAGCTGGAGAGGGTTCATTTACCCTTTTCATAAATTCATCCCAACTTGTTTCTAAATTGAATTTCTATAtagtatattaatatattaccATAATGACCCTCCTAATTAAACTCTACAaatgagtaatgttttcttaGCTTCATCTTTGGTTCAATTAGATGCATACTTttcttctttaaaaaaaaaaagaagtagATGCATACTTTTATCCCTTCATTCTAGTTTCTAATGATAGATACATTTCTCTTTCAATATAGAGATTGGGCAAATCGGATAAATTTTCTCTAATAAATGAATATAATAAGGTAACCACCGCAAGTGATTATGTGGTTTTTGCCTAGTTGGGTTTTCTCTATCCCTAACCTAGATTCGAATTCCAAAGTTGCCAAAGTGGTAGCCTAGTAGGTCTTGCACGTTGCTCCAATGACTAGTTGAAGGATTGATAATTAACTTGTGGGTTTATGAAGTCTTTAGGGTATACGTCATACGACGCTCACAACAAAAAATTCACTTGataaagtaatttataaagtTTGGTTACTTTGGTATATGTAAATGGAGCAATTACGTTAGCAAAATTTTTTCCTCAATGTAGTAATTATTTAGGTTGAAATTTTTGTCTATTCCACTACATGCATGCGTTGCAACATAAAAGTGAGATGTGGCTTACTCTAACGTACGTATTTCAGTTTATAACGTTAAATTTCAAACGATATTTTGGTACATGCAATCCATCGATGCATTGTCTTACAATGATGCCTAATTAAGTTCATAGGATAGATCTTCTTGCTGGAACCATATATCAACCTTGTGGAAGGCTGGAAGCACACATTAATTGGCTGTGCATGGATCGTGCTTGTCTCCTTCTTGCTTAAGTAAACTAGCTAAGTCATATAGTCCTAAATACATGCAGGTGATTGACCAAGTCGATATCCCTAGATTCATCTGTGATCTCAGATTTGG
This genomic interval from Argentina anserina chromosome 1, drPotAnse1.1, whole genome shotgun sequence contains the following:
- the LOC126798316 gene encoding uncharacterized protein LOC126798316, which produces MAAVMRYKHLVLVAFVLLCFITITTTEAARSLGVAPSSYTGDEMSHDDALKHGIKEDDGVMPDESADLLAMDYSPASKKPPIHN
- the LOC126798110 gene encoding ubiquitin carboxyl-terminal hydrolase 27 — its product is MKLEGDITLNSLVRQFQHGFTSLSRSSLRLSVAGLLGIAGLVLALKDSKLVNLSSLNWFSKDQHVEPNSHLVPGLQNLGNNCFLNVILQALASCSYFQPFLQKVLEESEVMPVEDAADCVPLTLSLAALLEELCAVGGDRVVLSPRQVMHAIANYIENFDLTSEQDAAEAFLHLLSSLRDEFSDFYCPNQGSIVEFLVSNGRIITPKRMESQSEQEKWQQRFFGPFDGILGSILTCQTCSSQISLNFESFHSLPLSPVLDGGATIMRGFTLEDCLKQFTAAERVENYHCSHCWHIAAVKYLLSMGGNEGAIEEIETCPEQDSCECERLFHLETLPWLNRFSHTQKQISIARCPKILCIHLKRVSINVFGELVKLQGHVSFPLVLDLVSFTTSGVGIKGWEKNRKTGGVQLQSENPSPLPNHFNLENDPRMLNIVLGLARGSTHQQDLASDIFTANAQDSAGELNFFPTRGFSKTLHADTNQLNRSRESVHTCLYRLVAVVEHFGRAGSGHYTVYRSMGADLCGEQPGDQFDASTARWFSISDSEVCSVSKEHVLGAEASLLFYERYQG